The Lolium rigidum isolate FL_2022 chromosome 1, APGP_CSIRO_Lrig_0.1, whole genome shotgun sequence region CGCGGCGCGGTCGCCCTGGTAGAACCCGTCGCCGAACGGGTTGGTCACCGCGCCGGCCACCATGCTGGCCACGTTGATCACCAGCCCGTCCATGCCCACGTCGCCGTTCGGCGGCGCCAGCGGCGTCGACTGGGGCCCGTACGCCGGTTGGTGGAACGGCCACGCGCACTGCCCGGGGCACTGCGTCGCCGAGTTTCCTGCCCAGACGTACGCTGTGTCGGCCTTCGCGTCCACGGGCCCGTGCCGCCCGCACCGGCTCATGCAGAAGCCCTCCACGGCCACGTCCTGCGCCGTCAGCACCAGCGCGATGCCGCCCTTCGCAGGCCTTGCCCTGGCCGCCAGCGCCGGGAGCTGGGACAGCTTCAGGCTCTTTCCCAACGAGCACGCCTCGTCGGAGACCTGGCCGGACAGGACCACCCGCGCGATCTTGGCAACGCCTGTGCTCTGTCCTCCACTCTTGCCAACGGTGGCCGCCGCCTTGGACAGATACAGCTGGTGGATGCTGCTCCACCACTGGGAGACAGACGGCGCCGGGGCCGCCCTCGGCGCGGCGTAGAGGAAGACCAGGAAGTCGGAGACGATGGCCTTCTGCGCCGCCGTGAAGCGGCCGTACCAGAGGACGGAGACGGGGATGTCCCCATGCAGCACGGAGCCGTTGTGGTACGTGAGTTGGTTGGGCTGGGGCTGGACCAGGAACATGAGCTTCCTGGTGGTAACTGACGCGGCTGCCATGTTTGTGGCAAGCACCATTAGTAGCAGGATGAGGAGGTTTTGCTTGGCCATttggggaagaaggggaggggtTTAGATTTTGGAAGAAGGTTCTTGCAATGGTGTTGTTTGTAAGTGCGTGGGGAGCAAAGGCAAACGAggacctgtttatataggtcagcCCGGTgcttaatgtttttttttttttttttttgaacaagataaGGGCCTAGAAGGCCCCAGAGTTTCCATTAGATCACACGTGGCAGGTAGACTGTTAAGTACAGATGCTAAACTAGCCGTTTACTGTGCCGAAAGAACCAAGTTCTAATGTTacaaatcaatttttttttgcgaaaggaaAACACACTAATGTACTCACCAGTTGGTTTTACTCTAGAGTTTAGAATGCCCATCCTATAAAGGTTGTacgagatttgtcaaaatttaaatgtatctagtatATATTCTCGATTATTTTCCCTTTATGTTTAACGAAGCTTTATCTCCAAACCAATATGTCGGTCTTAAAGCATCTTCAACATATTCCTAAAACTTGCCCTTAAAAACAAGTATAAGTTGCACCGAAAAAGGGGTTCACAGTTTTCTACGAGCTCCCTCTGTAAGATAGGATGTAAATGTAAATCTGCCACATATATGGGCCCACCTGCCCGTGCTGCCGCCTGTGTCctcccgcgcggccctgcccctAGCCGCGATGGAGACGGGTTATCTGTGGCGAAGGCGAGCGGGAACTAGTATGTATGACGGGGACGAGATCCAAATGTGAACTGATGCTAAATTTTGGCCGGCGCGACCAAATTTAGCTAGATTTTGTCGAAAGTCCAGCGAGTCCCACAACAAAATGGAACGGATGCGTTGTAAAATTGTCCTCAAAATCGTTGATCGTTTTTAAGGGCATTGGGAATTTTGGCTTCAAAACTGAACAAAGAAAGTTCTCCAATGTGGATTCTTGGTGTCCTTTAAAAGTTTATGGGTCAACCGATACCGAATCGGGAATTGGTATTTGTTCGACTAAAAGTTTAAAAATCAGTTATTTTAGGGGTTTGACTATTTTTACAGGATCCATTACAGTTGCTCTTAATGCATCAAGCATTTTCAAGTCTGTCCATTTGATAAGGCGAAGCCATCTATATATACTACCTTTAAATCTTATCAACGCATTTGCCGTGATTACTTTTCATAGTATACAAATGTTTTCATGTGCAACCATTTGTGTATAGATTGACGTGAAGTAGTCCATGTCAAAGTCCTTAATAACCTATACATCGAGTTATTTCCTTTTTTAATAATCTTGGTTTCATTGTGTTTGAGATGTGGGGGGCAAATCTCTCATGATTGGATCCATCTGGCTGCCAAATTTGACTCGGAAGAATGCAGTTAATAGGAGTCATAATCCAATACTAATCCATAAGTCGATTGAGCAACCAAACCAAAAAAAATGTCAAGTATCTCTGGTCCGTTATTTTACAAGCAGATAAGCATGTAAATATTGACCTTCCAAACATGTTGTCTCTAGGCTCCGTTGTACACCAGTGTTTGTTCTCAGCTCACCCGAGCAAAAGATATTAACTTTTTAGACGTAAAGCCTCGAAACGagtccgactttaaattaatgaatccatcaaccggctaggagttacaCCATGTGTTACAATACACACGCGCCAAGCGTACACCGCAAACCACAACAAAAGACAACACAGAAAAGTAAGCCGAAGGATCATTTGATCCATgaagagggagccttgtcttctgttgcaccgACGCGATCACGACCGTGTCCACGCCAACAAACCTTCACCGCACCAAGCCTGCAACTCAAGGAGAAACTCAACGATGGGCCGGCCACCTAGCAGATcttgaggaaccaaaggagcGGGGGTCTTGCGGTGATGCCTCCAAAAAGGTGAATGGCGCAAGAATGCGTCATCATCATCGGTAGAGGCAGAGgtcctgcaaagttttcacccagacccgaCAACCACCACACATGGAGATGGGGCTAGGCCCAGACCAAACTACATCCAAACACACTATCATCCCCTGGCGTTGGGATAGGCACACCGGCAAGAGATACAACcagacgccgacctagcaaagccccccaaggcgctaggaaggaaatcgacTACCGCACCAAACCGTCTAAAAGCAGTCAGGCCAACGTTGCGAGAGGGCTGCACACCAGCGAGAGGTCACACGATGCTCCACAAGACACTACCAGAGAAGCTTACACGAACCGAGGCTTCCAAGGGTAGCAGATTGAGGTGGAGGGATGGAGTCGATCATTTCAAACAGGGGGGCCATcatcgggacgccttcaacaCGGGAACGACACCCGCAGGTGACGCCGTCACCGGCACAGGCTAGAGCCATGCGCTGCTTTCGCCGAGGTCCAAACCTAGTTAGAACTTCCGGACGCCATCGCGAGGACGTAGAGCGAACAAGGCAGAGATCACTGCCGCGCCTCCAACCTAAGTAGCACTATGAGCTAGCCCCAACTAGACTCATCCGCAGGAAAACATGCTGGCTGGCAGGTTCTGGCCAGACCCAGATCTAGACGTCCATGACCCTAGATTAGCGGCATCACGATGTCCGCCATCCCCAGCGCGCAAGCGCACTTGCACAAGCACGACCAAATTGGTCGGATGGAGAACATACCGTAGTCGTCGGAGTAGCTGCAGTACTAAGCCGGCCCAAGGACCTCGTCCCAGATAGCTAGCAAGACGTCACCCCATCGACTCCAGAATGTCGCCCGCAACGACGAAGGACTGCCGGAGTTCGCAGAAGCACAGAGCTCTGACAACCTCGAACGACCAGGGTCAGGTCCAGCCCCGCCTGGCCCTGAACCATCCCGAATGCAACCGACGAGAGGCAGCGGAGGTGGCGCACCCGGCACGCAGCCGCGCACCCCTGGCCACCCTCCGATCGAGAGGATATGGCTGGGCCCTGCCAGGCCCAGATCTAGGACCATAAGCCCAGATCTGGCCGAGGCTGCATCCAGCCCCCTGCCACCCATCGAGCAAGGCCATGGTAGCGCCGGCCAGGGCCAACATCGCCGTCTGCCGCCCACATGGCCCCCAACGGCCAGATATGCGCCCGTTCGGGATGGAGCCGGTGAGCCTCCTCTCCGCAAGGACGGAACCCGCCCCATCGGGCCCTCCAAACGCACGGGGGAACGGAGATCCGCCGCCACCAGTACCACCGAGGCTTTTCCCGGCGGCTCCCACCGATGATGGTGGCAGGGGAAGGAGGAGGGGGCAGATCTTGGTGGGGGAAGAGGAGGCGCCCCAGCCGCCCGCCTAGGGGGAGGTGCAACGGGGTGTGGGGCGGGGGGAGGGGGGCGACGGGAGCGGGGACGAGAAAGATATTAACTAAGGGTCTAGCTAATGCTCAGCTGACTACCACGTCAGCACGCACACAGTAGTTATAGTTCGGTCAAACTTTGCAAAGTACCACGTGGCCGGCTCCGTTTATTTTCCAACGTTTTGGAAGGCAAGAGTTTATACACATGCACCGGCCGACAACCCCTAGCTAGACAAAACCAATAATCCGTAGATTCTCTATAGTTCATGTAGATCCTCCATGCaacctttagagcatctctagtcgggTCATCAACCGTCCTTCAAACACATCCGGATCGAgtatttgggggacgtgtttcattcgtgccgtgtttgggagATGTTGTTCCCCAACCGTGTCACCCCCACGTCGGCCCTAAActttaaaatacttcttttttaTTTAGTATATAGAAGAAATGTGTAGGTTAAAGAACGCTGAGCGGTGCAACAtacacaaattacatataaaaacttcaaaaaatataaacaaatttacacataaaaatttaaactacttcttctttgatggccctgcctcgtcgtcctcaccttggcgcttcctgctcgtcacctctttcgAATAGGCGGTGTCATTCGACgcatcggaggaacttgtgtcctcctcgtcatcgacggagctcgccggctgcgccttcgcccgggctgccgccgcctcctcaacctcttcctcctcctcggcctcggcctcctgggcctcctcctcctcctcctcctcggcgctgtCCGACGGCGTggaatcatcgccgctgctgggtgtccggactctgtcccaccaatggcgccatcctggagacttgccctcgctgtcggtgtctgatGGAAGCCCTAAGAGGTCGCTCATTGTGAGAAGTTTGGAtgaatgactgatacgtctccaacgtatcgataatttcttatgatccatgccatattattgatgatacctacatgttttatgcacactttatgtcatattcgtgcattttctggaactaacctattaacaagatgccgaagagccgattctttgttctacgctgtttttggtttcagaaatcctagtaacgaaatattctcggaattggaggaaatcaagacccagggtcctattttgccacgaagcttccagaagaccgaaggggagtcgaagtggggccacgaggggccgccactatagggcggcgcggcccaggtcttggccgcgccgacctgtagtgtggggccccgtgtggcccccacgttgcccttccgcctacttaaagcctccgtcgcgaaacccacgatgcgaagaaccacgatacggaaaaccttccggagacgccgccgctgccaatcccatctcgggggattcacggagatctcctccggcaccctgccggagaggggattcagctcccggaggactctacaccgccatggtcgcctccggagtgatgagtgagtagttcacccctggactatgggtccatagcagtagctagatggttgtcttctcctcattgtgcttcattgttggatcttgtgagctgcctaacatgatcaagatcatctatccgtaatactctatgttgtgtttgtcgggatccgatggatagagaataccatgttatgttaattatcaagttattacatatgtgttgtttatgatcttgcatgctctccgttattagtagaggctacggccaagtttttgctcttaactccaagagggagtatttatgctcgatagtgggttcatgcctgcattgacaccgggacggtgacagaaagttctaaggttgtgttgtgcttgttgccactagggataaaacattgatgctatgtccgaggatgtagttattgattacattacgcaccatacttaatgcaattgtccgttgctttgcaacttaatactggaaggggttcggatgataacctcgaaggtggactttttaggcatagatgcggttggatggcggtctatgtactttgtcgtaatgcccaattaaatctcactatacttatcatgacatgtatgttcattgttatgctctctctatttgtcaattgcccgatcgtaatttgttcacccaacatgcttttatcttatgggaaagacacctctagtgagctgtggaccccggtccattctttaatactgaaatacaaatctgtctgcaatacttgtttctacttgttttctcgcaaacaatcatcttccacacaatacgattaatcctttgttacagacaagccggtgagattgacaacctcacctgtttcgttggggcaaagtactttggattgtgttgtgcaggttccacgttggcgccggaatccctggtgttgcgccgcactacatcccgccgccatcaaccttcaacgtgcttcttggctcctcctggttcgataaaccttggtttctttcgagggaaaacttgctgcttgtgcgcatcataccttcctcttggggttcccaacgaacgtgtgagttacacgccatcaagctctttttctggcgccgttgccggggagatcaagacacgctgcaagggagtctccacttctcaatctctttactttgtttttgtcttgctttattttatttactactttgtttgctgcattatatcaaaacacaaaaaaattagttgctagttttactttatttactgtcttgcactctatatcaaaaacacaaaaaaattagtttacttgcatttactttatctagttttctttatttactactgctaaaatggccacccctgaaaatactaagttgtgtgacttcactagcacaaataataatgatttcctatgcacacctattgctccacctgctactacgagcagaattctttgaaattaaacctgctttacttaatcttgttatgcgagagcaattttcagtgttagttacgatgatgcttgctgcccatctcaataattttgttgaactatgtgaaatgcaaaagtataaagatgtagatggtgacattataaaattaaaattgtttcctttctcattaagaggaagagctaaatattggttgctatctcttcctaagaatagtattgattcctggactaaatgcaaggatgcttttattggtagatattatccccctgctaaaattatatctttgaggagtagcataatgaattttaaacaattggataatgaacatgttgctcaagcttgggaaagaatgaaatctttggttaaaaattgtccaacccatggactgactacttggatgatcatccaaaccttctatgcaggactaattttttcttcgcggaatttattggattcagctgcttggaggtacctttatgtccatcactcttggtgaagcaacaaagctccttgataatatgatggttaattactctgaatggcacacggaaagagctccacaaggtaagaaggtaaattctgttgaagaatcctcttccttgaatgataaggttgatgctattatgtctatgcttgcgaatgataggactaatgttgatcctaataatgttccgttagcttcattggttgctcaaaattctaggccatatcctgctaatggtaattcttatggtagatatgtttcacctaatgaggaaaagatgttagaaattgaaagatccaccaagagctttatgcaatcacaatatgagcaaaataaattgtttactaaaactatgaatgaacaatctaccttgttgaagaatataggaaatcaacttgaaaatctgaatatggagatttacgggttgcaaactaaacttgcaaatgctgaaacccgaatctcatacatgtctgcgtcacaatcttctttaattaataaaatggctgctaaacctgaggatattgaaaataaaattgttactacagcaaatgccatccaagttagaattaatgagaatataagattaatggctgaactgcgtgctaggtgggatagagaagaaaatgaaaaactagctaaagaggaaaatgtagctaaagtttggactattaccactactagcaatgctaatgattcacatgttgctgcaccccctactatcaatggtaaaataattggtgttggcaatgtttctactcctagtgcaaagcgcgcaaaattacctgaaactgctaaagctactgaaagcatgcgtgataaagctgctgaaattttttccaaccttggggatgataatcccattgctttagattgtaatgatttagattttgatgattgccacatctctgaagttataaagttcttacaaaaacttgctaagagtcccaatgctagcgcttgtaaacttggctttcacgaaacatattacaaatgctctcataaaagctagagaagagaaactaaaacttgaaacttctattcctagaaagctagaggatggatgggagcccatcattaaaatgagagtcaaagattttgattgtaatgctttatgtgatcttggtgcaagtatttctgttatgcctaaaaaagtctatgatatgcttgacttgccaccattgaaaaattgttatctggatgttaatctcgctgagaatgctaaaaagaaacctttggggaaatttgataatgttcatattatggttaacaataaccttgtccccgttgattttgttgtcttgcatattgaatgcaatgcatcttgccccattatattgggaagaccttttcttcgaaccgttggtgctactattgatatgaaggaaggtaatattaaatatcaatttcctctcaagaaaggtatggaacacttccctagaaagagaatgaagttaccttatgattctattattagaacaaattatgatgttgatgcttcgtctcttgatgttacttgagtcacactttctgcgcctagctgaaaggcgttaaagaaaagcgcttatgggagacaacccatgtttttactacaacatttttgttttatatttgagtcttggaagttgtttactactgtagcaacctctccttatcttagttttatgttttgttgtgccaagtaaagtctttgatagtaaagtaagtactagatttggattactgcgcagttccagatttctttctgctgtcacgaatctgggtctacctccctataggtagctcagaaaattaagccaatttacgtgcatgatcctcagatatgtacgcaactttaattcaatttgggaattttcatttgagcaagtctggtgccctaataaaatccatctttacggactgttctattttgacagattctaccttttatttcgcattgcctcttttgctatgttggatgaatttctttgatctattaatgtccagtagctttatgcaatgtccagaagtgttaagaatgattgtgtcacctctgaacatgttaatttttattgtgcactaaccctctaatgagttgtttcgagtttggtgtggaggaagttttcaaggatcaagagaggagtatgatacaatatgatcaaggagagtgaaagctctaagcttggggatgccctggtggttcacccctgcatattctaagaagactcaagcgtctaagcttggggatgcccaaggcatccccttcttcatcgacaacattatcaggttcctcccctgaaactatatttttattttgtcacatcttatgcactttgcttggagcgtcggtttgtttttgtttttttgttttgtttgaataaaatggatcctagcattcactttgtgggagagagacacgctccgctgtagcatatggacaagtatgtccttaggctctactcatagtattcatggcgaagtttcttcttcgttaaattgttatatggttggaattggaaaatactacatgtagtaattctaaaatgtcttggataatttgatacttggcaatttttgtgctcatgtttaagctcttgcatcatatactttgcacccattaatgaagaaacacttagagcttgctaatttggtttgcatatttggtttctctagagtctagataatatctagtattgagttttgaacaacaaggaagacggtgtagagtcttataatgtttacaatatgtcttttatgtgagttttgctgcaccgttcatccttgtgtttgtttcaaataaccttgctagcctaaaccttgtatcgagagggaatacttctcatacatccaaaatccttgagccaaccactatgccatttgtgtccaccatacctacctactacatggtatttatccgccattccaaagtaaattgcttgagtgctacctttaaaattccatcattcacctttgcaatatatagatcatgggacaaatagcttaaaaactagggatttctattttcgtgcccctgcttcgttagttgtactcagttttccccagctcgttagtttttcctcagttttcccctccctctagtttgaaacccctcgaagacgcgggttgccgtcgggtcggaggccttaccgttaccgtgaggtcggttcctcgccgaccgtctcgtgccgacgggtggatccatctaccgccgacgcgtgggccgttttatttcctgattgtatacgcggtgctgccaatgacaaatggggccgctctatggggctgccgcagccaatgaccggtgggtcgtctatttatttatagaaaattatatattgccgctctgtggggcctccgcagccaatgaccgttgtggtcgtctattttatttagagaatataatatagagccgctccgtaggggccgcctcagcccatggcacgtgactattttcgcagcttaatctaaagtgactcttatgctaaacattgtgcatcccgacgttgacctagcaggtggtggcgagcatagccgttccgaccatgccgatatcggcatcggcatcggcatcgtttggaggatgtggtgctcgaataatagtggaaatgggatgttattttttacatgcataatatatagaaaatagctagatctctaaatcgatgcatatgaagctacatatatattcttggtcataatccccttaattatctaaaggggatggatgcatggcttcacgtcgtcgtcgctttcatcgtcggtatcttcgtcgtccgagtagtagtacctcccgcacattgttccgtcgaacaccttcatcgtgagcacatcatcgccttcatatttgaagtgtacgaaccagccgaaatccacaccgtgcgcgatggcgaatttctcccagcccttgtcgaggtacatccggccttgtccgtcaaataggacctccacggtccagagacgaggaccgcggtcagctgctcgcgagatacaccttagctggctccttgccgtcaagatagtccgcaaatttttttgggagttcctgcaaagagatcgagcgccgatcgtttgaaattagggaacccttgaaattaaaggttttttagaacatgcccataattaatcacatgcatcatatatgtgggaacgcgtacgtaccttcttgaccaaagggtcttcatagacgacgatgaagaactcctctatgatcaatggcggtgttgacggtggtggtggcaatgatgatgatccacttccccttccccttccccttccccttccccttccccttccggtccgcgtccgagacgtggaagccatggcaatggataaagtgtatgtgaacgaaaagaagagagaggcggaacctattgacacaagggatggccgtgtgggtgtttataagggagagatgaccgttgtagggtttacacaataaaataaggaggagatgaccgttgtgggggtttatacacaataaattaaggaggagacgaccgttgtgggggtatagtttatcattttaccgtgaaaagtaatgcctaaaaggaaagtaatggctacaagaaatcggtgatggtttatcgttttttgcgtgaaaagtaatgggtacaagaaatgggtgatggtgtatcattttttgcgtgaaaagtaatggctacacgaaatgggtgatggtgtatcatttttgtgcgtgaaaagtaatggctacaacaaatcggtgatggtttatcatttttgtgcgtgaaaagtaatggctacaacaaaatcggtgatggtttatcattttttgcgtgaaaagtaatgggtacacgaaatgggtgatggtgtatcatttttgtgcgtgaaaagtaatggctacaagaaatcggtgatggtttatcgtttttgcgtgaaaagtaatgggtacaagaaatgggtgatggtgtatcattttttgcgtgaaaagtaatggctacacgaaatgggtgatggtgtatcattttttgcgtgaaaagtaatggctacacgaaatgggtgatggtgtatcatttttgtgcgtgaaaagtaatggctacaacaaatcggtgatggtttatcatttttgtgcgtgaaaagtaatggctacaacaaaatcggtgatggtttatcattttttgcgtgaaaagtaatgggtacacgaaatgggtgatggtgtatcatttttgtgcgtgaaaagtaatggctacaacaaatcggtgatggtttatcattttttgcgtgaaaagtaatgcctaaaaagagtttataatttagctcgtgaaaaataatgcgagaaaaccaaactttgcgtgaagctaaccgacgacgagagagagagagggtggtggccccgaccgagagagagagataggggttatcctgcccgttagatcatacgatcaacggtcgtcgggcacgatccgcgtgacatgggctagaccaatcggggcaatgttgggcgtccgtgagagtttgtgaagggagagggcaaagctgagtagtatcaagaaaccaagggcaagtgagtagtaaacggactaagggattcaaatatgagatttaaaaaatggaaaatgcgtgttttgtacaatgaaacccatcttggcctacctcaaactatttgcaatacaaatctacatgagtgtgaaaattatggtctcattcggacaaagtatgttttggggaaagctgttttgggtagggcttattatggaaaaccatgcaccttca contains the following coding sequences:
- the LOC124674355 gene encoding protein PHOSPHATE-INDUCED 1 homolog isoform X2; its protein translation is MAKQNLLILLLMVLATNMAAASVTTRKLMFLVQPQPNQLTYHNGSVLHGDIPVSVLWYGRFTAAQKAIVSDFLVFLYAAPRAAPAPSVSQWWSSIHQLYLTGVAKIARVVLSGQVSDEACSLGKSLKLSQLPALAARARPAKGGIALVLTAQDVAVEGFCMSRCGRHGPVDAKADTAYVWAGNSATQCPGQCAWPFHQPAYGPQSTPLAPPNGDVGMDGLVINVASMVAGAVTNPFGDGFYQGDRAAPLEAATACPGVYGKGAYPGYAGQLLVDSATGASYNAHGAHGRKYLLPALFDPATSACSTLV
- the LOC124674355 gene encoding protein PHOSPHATE-INDUCED 1 homolog isoform X1; protein product: MAKQNLLILLLMVLATNMAAASVTTRKLMFLVQPQPNQLTYHNGSVLHGDIPVSVLWYGRFTAAQKAIVSDFLVFLYAAPRAAPAPSVSQWWSSIHQLYLSKAAATVGKSGGQSTGVAKIARVVLSGQVSDEACSLGKSLKLSQLPALAARARPAKGGIALVLTAQDVAVEGFCMSRCGRHGPVDAKADTAYVWAGNSATQCPGQCAWPFHQPAYGPQSTPLAPPNGDVGMDGLVINVASMVAGAVTNPFGDGFYQGDRAAPLEAATACPGVYGKGAYPGYAGQLLVDSATGASYNAHGAHGRKYLLPALFDPATSACSTLV